CCGTTGGAAGCGTGCTTTTAGTGGCTGTAATTGCTACTCACACATCCGTTATTTTGGTCTGCATCTTGCTTTTCTTTGTTGTATCAAGCGTAGGAATTGTGAACACAACCGTTTTTTCACTTGCTATGCAAAATCAAGCTTCTAATGCAGGGAGTGCTTCAGCGCTTCTAGGATTGCTGCCGTTCTTGCTCGGAGCAGCCGTAGCTCCTCTTGTGGGACTTGGAGGAGGGCAAAATGCTCTGCCGATGGGCATTGTGATTATGGTCTGTGATTTATTAGCATTAGGTGTATACATGGCATTAGTGAAACGGAAAACTGCATCATAAAAAAGCTACTTGGCTCTCAACAGCCAAGTAGCTTTTTTTAGTTATTGAGCTTTGTGCTCGTTCTTTTCAAACGGCATTGTGACACCGAGTTTTTGAATTTCTTTTTTTGCATTTTCTAAAATGGTTTCGGCCTTAGCTTTTGTTTCAGCATCTAAACCATTTAGAAAATCTTTCTTTTTAGCAGGAAGATCTACGCCAAGTTCTTTTAATTTGGCTTCAGCTTGTTCCTTAGTCAGCGTGCCATCGCGAAGCTGATCCATAATAGCTTTGGCTTTTTTCTTAGTGGCTGCATCTAGATTGCTAAAAGGACCACCTTTATGTTCAGGGAAGTCTACGCCAAGTTCTTTTAATTTGGCTTCAGCTTGTTCCTTAGTCAGGGTGCCGTCGCGAAGCTGGTCCATAATAGCTTTGGCTTTTTTCTTAGTGGCTGCATCTAGATTGCTAAAAGGACCGCCTTTATGTTCAGGAAAGTCTACGCCAAGTTCTTTTAATTTGGCTTCAGCTTGTTCCTTAGTCAGGGTGCCGTCGCGAAGCTGATCCATAACAGCTTTGGCTTTTGCCTTTGTACCAGCATCTAAATTGCTAAAGGGGCCTTCTTTATGATGCTGAGGTAAGCTTACGCCGAGTTTCTGTAATTTTTCCTGTGCTTTTTTCATAATATCATCAACTTTTTGTTGTGTTGCATCACTCGTAGTTGTTGTATTGCCATTTGTTCGCTCTACAACCGTTGAAGAGCTTGTTTCATCTTTGCTTGCTGCAAATGCCGTGGAGTTTGCAGCGGCCATAACTCCTATTGTTAAACCGCTTGCCATGATATAACCGAATAGTTTCTTTTTCATGCTGTTGTCACTCCTTAAAAGTTATAGGGGTGTGGTACAGAGCTGTCCACAATTGTTAATGTAACCACCAATAGTGAAAAAATGGTGAAAATAGATAAAAAACGAAAAAATATAGACGTTTGTTGAACACTACAGCTCTTTTATTGGATAACAAAATGAAATTCGATATGATTTTATCTAAGTAACAGCAAAAAAGAATGGAGACTTTATATAGATGAACGTTCTTAAAAAATTGGCAATAGCTTTGATAGTTGTGATAGCGGTAAGCCTGTTATTTTTGTTTCGCGATGAGTTAAAGCCAGGTCCAACGTTAAAAGATTTTTCAGGAGCAGCTGAGTTGCATCCTGTCGTAGAAGAAAAGAAAAATAAACTTGTTCAACAAGCAAACGACCAAGGAATCTCGATTGTCATTACGGAAGGTTTCCGTTCAAAAGAAGAACAAGATAAGCTTTATGCAAAAGGCAGGACGGAAGAAGGCAACATTGTTACCTATTCAAAGGGCGGCCAGTCTTATCATAACTATGGACTAGCTATTGATTTTGCTATTGGGTTAAAAGACGGACAAGTTATTTGGGACATGAAATATGACGGTAATAACAATAATCGGTCTGATTGGATGGAGGTTGTAGATATCGCAAAAAGTTTAGGGTTTGAATGGGGAGGAGATTGGCAAGGTTTTAAAGACTATCCGCATTTTCAAATGAGTCCGGAAAATATAAAAGGCCACACACGCTAATAAAGCGTGTGTTTTTTAGAGAAATAATATAATTTCACTATATTTATGTCAGAACCTCTAACATGAATGGAAGCTTGTATTTACTTTTTTATTAATTTACTGCTAAGAGAATTATATATATTAATATAATAAAGTGATAGACAGATAATTAGAAAAAGGGCTGATTAGAGAGAACTGCCCTAGAAAAATGAAAGACAATTCGTATAAAGATATGCGTTAACTAATATAATCTATTGATTAAGCTTATACAAGTACCTTCAGCCTAGCGAACGTATGCTTACATATCGGCAAATGCCAACAAAACCTTTTATTTTTCTAGCATATTTTATTTGAAGATAGTTCATTTTGATTACAAAAAAGAGATAATTTGTCAACTGTTGACTTTGCTTTAAGGGTAAGAATATAATTTTTAACATATTTTAAAAATTTAAATATTTATTGTTGTTCGCAGATTAGGAGGAGGAAAATGATTGTTTTTGACGGAGTGAACAAATATTACGGTGATTTTCACGTATTAAAAGATATCAATTTAACGATTAAAAAAGGTGAAGTTGTCGTCGTAATTGGACCTTCGGGTTCGGGTAAAAGCACGATGCTGCGATGCATAAATTATTTAGAAACAATATCTAACGGACAATTGACGGTAAATAATATATTAGTTGCAGATAAAAAAACAAATATTAACAAACTGCGCCGCAATATAGGTATGGTGTTTCAGCATTTTTATTTATATCCGCACAAAACGGTTTTAGAAAATATCACCTTAGCGCCTATGAAAGTACTGGGACAGTCGTCAGAAGAAGCTAAGAAAACAGCTCTATACTATTTGGATAAAGTAGGAATCGGTGAAAAAGCCAACGCCTACCCATCCCAGCTTTCAGGCGGCCAGCAGCAGCGTGTAGCC
The genomic region above belongs to Priestia megaterium and contains:
- a CDS encoding amino acid ABC transporter ATP-binding protein; amino-acid sequence: MIVFDGVNKYYGDFHVLKDINLTIKKGEVVVVIGPSGSGKSTMLRCINYLETISNGQLTVNNILVADKKTNINKLRRNIGMVFQHFYLYPHKTVLENITLAPMKVLGQSSEEAKKTALYYLDKVGIGEKANAYPSQLSGGQQQRVAIARGLAMKPEIMLFDEPTSALDPEMIGEVLDVMKTLAKEGMTMVVVTHEMGFAKEVADRIVFMDQGKILEEATPAEFYENPQEERARLFLSRILNH
- a CDS encoding M15 family metallopeptidase; its protein translation is MNVLKKLAIALIVVIAVSLLFLFRDELKPGPTLKDFSGAAELHPVVEEKKNKLVQQANDQGISIVITEGFRSKEEQDKLYAKGRTEEGNIVTYSKGGQSYHNYGLAIDFAIGLKDGQVIWDMKYDGNNNNRSDWMEVVDIAKSLGFEWGGDWQGFKDYPHFQMSPENIKGHTR